In the Micromonospora narathiwatensis genome, one interval contains:
- a CDS encoding ATP-binding protein: MLYGRAGEQAKVERLLAEARAGRSGTLVVRGPAGIGKSAILNHAAERAEDMRVLRGVGVESEATLPFAALHLLLRTGLGRIHLLPDAQAAALNGALGLGDIAPRSRFLVGLATLSLLADLAGDGALLCLIDDAQWFDQASLDALMFAARRLEAEGVVMIFTAREGFPAVGLPELRLSGLDGAAAAALLPADLPPQVRERLIEESDGNPLALIELPAALSAEQRAGRLSPVGAMPVAARVQDAFQAQIAALAEPARTALLIAAADGSGELETLVAAGATLDGLGAAEQNRLIEIAGDAVGFRHPLIRAAAYQSAPTARRLAVHRALADALTRSSAIDAADRRAWHLAAAVLGPDEGIARELAQAAERARSRGGHTAIAAAYERAAELSVDPIRRSGRLAAAALAASDAGLMDRAARLADRATPDVDDPEITAALVQVRAHREFELGTPLAAGRIIMDGVPRVAARSAERATWLLVEAIRCAWFAGDTTLAEEAAAGLRALPAIESPLVTGALGLARLLAGDIDGGVPLMSEAVDEHRRAGLGVPGLTFTAALSFALGRAALAAEITGGVVTDCQQSGMIGWLAHALQDHGLALGRLGRYGEATATLNAGLRLATDLGHEHRVSYLTCTLAWVLAHLGDRQGCRARAEEGVANADKQGMILAASTGRWALGVLELGLGRPDAALRQLQAIPVTSIAVLSAPDQVEAAIRSGQPELAQEPLARYVAWARQVRQPPSDAIALRCRALVQEDEAHFAQAVHLHGDAQPYELARTRLAYGEWLRRARRRADARVQLRGALEIFDRLGAQLWAERARAELRATGDVPAAPRQAGDPLSVLTPQERQVVRLAAGGASNRDIAARLFLSPRTVGYHLYKAFPKLGVTSRAQLAAIAHLPD; encoded by the coding sequence GTGTTGTACGGACGAGCCGGGGAGCAAGCGAAGGTCGAGCGACTCCTGGCGGAGGCCAGGGCTGGCCGGAGCGGAACCCTGGTTGTCCGAGGCCCGGCGGGGATCGGTAAGTCCGCGATCCTGAACCATGCCGCCGAGCGGGCGGAGGACATGCGCGTGTTACGCGGCGTCGGTGTCGAGTCCGAGGCCACGTTGCCCTTCGCCGCACTCCACCTGCTCCTGCGTACCGGTCTCGGCCGGATCCACCTGCTGCCCGACGCGCAGGCCGCCGCCCTCAACGGCGCCCTCGGGTTGGGCGACATCGCTCCGCGCAGCCGGTTCCTGGTCGGGCTGGCCACGCTGAGCCTGCTCGCCGACCTCGCCGGAGATGGCGCGCTGCTCTGCCTCATCGACGACGCACAGTGGTTCGACCAGGCGTCCCTCGACGCGCTGATGTTCGCCGCCCGCCGCCTCGAGGCCGAAGGCGTCGTCATGATCTTCACCGCCCGCGAGGGTTTCCCTGCCGTCGGGCTGCCCGAGCTCCGGCTCAGCGGGCTGGACGGCGCAGCCGCCGCCGCCCTGCTCCCCGCCGACCTTCCACCCCAGGTGCGAGAGCGCCTCATCGAGGAATCGGACGGCAACCCGCTGGCGCTCATCGAACTGCCCGCCGCGCTCAGCGCCGAGCAGCGGGCGGGACGACTGTCACCGGTTGGTGCGATGCCCGTCGCCGCCCGGGTCCAGGACGCGTTCCAAGCACAGATAGCCGCGCTTGCCGAGCCCGCACGAACCGCGCTGCTGATCGCGGCGGCGGACGGCTCCGGTGAGCTGGAGACGCTGGTAGCCGCAGGAGCCACCCTCGACGGGCTGGGAGCGGCTGAGCAGAACCGGCTGATCGAGATCGCCGGAGACGCGGTCGGCTTCCGGCACCCCCTCATCAGGGCTGCCGCCTACCAGAGCGCGCCGACCGCCCGGCGCCTTGCCGTACACCGGGCCCTCGCCGACGCGCTCACCCGCTCGTCGGCCATCGACGCGGCCGACCGGCGAGCGTGGCACCTGGCCGCCGCCGTGCTCGGTCCCGACGAGGGCATCGCCCGGGAGTTGGCGCAAGCGGCGGAGCGGGCCCGTAGCCGTGGGGGCCACACCGCGATCGCGGCCGCCTACGAGCGGGCCGCCGAGCTAAGTGTTGACCCGATCCGACGATCCGGACGACTGGCTGCGGCCGCGCTGGCCGCAAGCGACGCCGGGCTGATGGATCGGGCTGCCCGGCTCGCCGACCGCGCCACACCCGATGTGGACGACCCGGAGATCACCGCCGCGCTGGTCCAGGTACGCGCCCATCGCGAATTCGAACTGGGCACACCACTCGCGGCGGGCCGGATCATCATGGACGGCGTCCCCCGCGTGGCCGCCCGCTCCGCCGAGCGAGCCACCTGGCTGCTCGTGGAGGCCATCCGCTGCGCCTGGTTCGCCGGGGACACAACGCTGGCGGAGGAGGCCGCCGCCGGACTCCGTGCGCTCCCCGCGATCGAATCGCCGCTGGTCACCGGGGCGCTCGGGCTGGCCCGCCTGTTGGCCGGGGACATCGACGGTGGAGTCCCGCTCATGAGCGAGGCGGTGGACGAACACCGGCGGGCCGGGCTGGGGGTGCCCGGACTGACCTTCACCGCCGCGCTGTCATTCGCGCTGGGCCGCGCCGCCCTCGCCGCGGAGATCACCGGCGGCGTCGTGACGGACTGCCAGCAGAGCGGGATGATCGGCTGGCTCGCCCACGCGCTGCAGGATCACGGGCTGGCCCTGGGCCGGCTCGGCCGCTACGGCGAGGCCACCGCAACGCTCAACGCAGGGCTGCGACTGGCGACGGACCTGGGCCACGAGCACCGGGTGAGCTACCTGACGTGCACCCTCGCCTGGGTCCTCGCACACCTCGGGGATCGGCAGGGATGCCGCGCGAGGGCCGAAGAAGGCGTGGCGAACGCCGACAAGCAGGGCATGATTCTCGCGGCGTCCACCGGGCGCTGGGCACTGGGCGTGCTGGAACTCGGCCTGGGCCGGCCGGACGCAGCCCTCCGGCAGTTGCAGGCCATCCCGGTCACCAGCATCGCCGTCCTGTCCGCCCCGGACCAGGTCGAGGCCGCGATTCGCAGCGGCCAGCCGGAACTGGCACAGGAGCCGCTCGCCCGCTACGTCGCCTGGGCGCGGCAGGTCCGTCAACCGCCGTCGGACGCGATCGCCCTGCGCTGCCGCGCTCTCGTCCAGGAGGACGAAGCGCATTTCGCGCAGGCCGTACACCTGCACGGCGACGCTCAGCCGTACGAGCTGGCGAGGACGCGGCTCGCCTACGGTGAGTGGCTGCGGCGGGCACGACGGCGGGCAGATGCCCGCGTGCAGTTGCGGGGCGCACTGGAGATCTTCGATCGACTCGGTGCGCAGCTGTGGGCCGAACGCGCCCGCGCGGAGCTGCGCGCCACCGGAGACGTGCCGGCGGCGCCGCGCCAGGCCGGTGACCCGCTCAGCGTGCTCACCCCGCAGGAACGCCAGGTCGTACGGCTGGCGGCTGGCGGCGCGTCCAACCGCGACATCGCCGCGCGGCTCTTTCTCAGCCCGCGGACCGTGGGCTACCACCTCTACAAGGCGTTTCCCAAACTCGGGGTCACATCCCGAGCCCAACTGGCGGCGATCGCACACCTTCCCGACTGA